DNA sequence from the Streptomyces sp. MST-110588 genome:
CCCAGCCCGCCCGTACGCAGTCCTCCGACGGCCAAGACGCCACCACCCCCGGCACCCGCCGCGCCGCCGCCCAACGGCTCAAGATGCGCCGTGAACTGGCCGCGGCGGCCATGGAGCTGTTCGCGGCCAAGGGCTACGAAGCGACCACGGTCGATGAGATCGCCGCAGCCGCCGGGGTCGCCCGCCGGACGTTCTTCCGGCACTTCCGCTCCAAGGAAGAGGCGATCTTCCCCGACCACGACGACACCCTCGTACGGGCCCAGGCCGTCCTGGAGGCCGCCCCCGCGCACGAGCACCCGCTCGACACGGTCTGCCGCGGCATCAAGGAGGTCATGCGGATGTACGCGGCCTCCCCGGCCGTGTCCGTGGCCCGCTACCGCCTGACCCGGGAGGTCCCCACGCTGCGCGAGGCGGAGATCGCCTCGGTGGCCCGCTACGAGCGGCTGTTCACCCGTTATCTGCTGGGCCACTTCGACGAGGGCGCCCACCGGGAGGGCGATGACGACCCGCTGCTGGCGGAGGTCGCGGCGTCCGCGGTGGTCACCGCGCACAACCACGTGCTGCGGCGCTGGCTGCGGGCGGGCGCCGAGGGGGATGTCGAAGCGCAGCTCGACCACGCCTTCGGGATCGTACGGGAGACCTTCGGCACCGGCATAGGCGCGGGCCGGTCGGTCAACGGCGCGGTGCCCGGCACCGGTGGCTCCGGCGGCGCC
Encoded proteins:
- a CDS encoding TetR family transcriptional regulator; the encoded protein is MSQPARTQSSDGQDATTPGTRRAAAQRLKMRRELAAAAMELFAAKGYEATTVDEIAAAAGVARRTFFRHFRSKEEAIFPDHDDTLVRAQAVLEAAPAHEHPLDTVCRGIKEVMRMYAASPAVSVARYRLTREVPTLREAEIASVARYERLFTRYLLGHFDEGAHREGDDDPLLAEVAASAVVTAHNHVLRRWLRAGAEGDVEAQLDHAFGIVRETFGTGIGAGRSVNGAVPGTGGSGGARSVRQGEVLVTVARTDAPLDEVMRTIERALKNERNPRENP